A part of Maniola hyperantus chromosome 14, iAphHyp1.2, whole genome shotgun sequence genomic DNA contains:
- the LOC138403260 gene encoding uncharacterized protein — protein MCAPKLSWTFAIAFAALATLGRRWGCEGAPARHARSVELADALNRTVCPIRVEIDEHADRVPRRIKMMKCASEPNHWCRTHLPAHECCQRRHGEHLLECVEMHDTVLVYYKSSASTATYDVAVGCSCMVVHSSSAPAVPKGPT, from the coding sequence ATGTGCGCTCCCAAGTTGAGTTGGACGTTCGCGATCGCCTTCGCCGCCCTGGCGACTCTGGGGCGGCGCTGGGGGTGCGAGGGCGCGCCCGCGCGGCACGCGCGCAGCGTGGAGCTGGCCGACGCGCTCAACCGCACCGTGTGCCCCATCCGCGTGGAGATCGACGAGCACGCCGACCGCGTGCCGCGCCGCATCAAGATGATGAAGTGCGCCAGCGAGCCCAACCACTGGTGCCGCACGCACCTGCCCGCGCACGAGTGCTGCCAGCGCCGCCACGGCGAGCACCTGCTGGAGTGCGTGGAGATGCACGACACCGTGCTGGTGTACTACAAGAGCAGCGCCAGCACcgccacctacgacgtggccgTGGGCTGCTCGTGCATGGTGGTGCACAGCAGCTCGGCGCCCGCCGTGCCCAAGGGGCCCACGTGA